Genomic window (Cystobacter fuscus DSM 2262):
TCATACGGATGCTTCTGGGAGAGCATGACCCGCAGGCCCCAGCGGCCCAGCGAGAGGAGCGCGAACAGGAAGGTGAGCGCGCCGACCGAGGCGAAGGGCGCACCGGTGCCGCGAAGGAAGTGGGCGAAGCCCTCGTCGTCCAGGCCCAGGTAGCTCACGCCCAGGGGCGATAGCACCACGGCTCCCGCCCATCGGGGAAAGGAAGCCGGTCGGGCCTCGGTGAGAACCGGGGTGGAGTCTTCCCGTGCGGTGGCGGAGAGCGGAGGGCTCATGGCCGGCAGCTTAACGCCCGGTCCGGCAAGGGAGCCATCCCACCCCCCCGATGGAGACGGTGGCGGTTCACACTCCCGCCATGACTCCGCCGTCCACCGTCATCACGCAGCCATTCACGTACGAGGCCTCCTCCGACAGCAGCCAGGTGATGGCCCTGCCGCACTCCTCGGGCGCTCCCAAGCGCCCCATGGGAATCCTCGCCAGGTAGTACTGCTCCTCCGCCTTCCTCGGGTCTCCCGGAGACATCTTCTCCATCAGCCCCTCCAGCATGGGCGTGCGGTGCGCCCCCGGGCACACGACGTTCACCCGGATGCCTTGCCGTGCGAACTCCATGGCCGCCGTCTTGCTCAGCCCATGCATCCCGTGCTTCGCCGCCGTGTACGCCGACCCCATCGGTGTCCCCGCCAGCCCGTTGATGGACGACACGTTGACGATCGCCCCGCCTCCCGCTCGCAACATCTCGGGGATCTCGTACTTCATGCACAGCCACACGCCCTTGAGGTCCACCCCGAGGATGCGGTCGAACTCCTCCTCTGGCAGCTCCGTCAGCGGCACCAGCATCATGTCCCCCAGCGCCGCGTTGTTCACCGCCACATCCAGCCGCCCCCACTTCTCCACCACCGTGCCCACCATCCGCCGGATGTCCTCGCTTCGCCCCATGTCCGCCGGCACGTAGAGCGCTTCCAGCCCCTCCTCTCGCAGGGCCCGCTCCGCCGCCTCGCCCCGCTCCTTCCCCCTGCTCACCAGCGCCACCTTCGCCCCGGCCTGTCCCAGTTCCCTCGCCGTCGCCAGCCCGATTCCCGAGCTTCCCCCCGTTACCAGTGCCACCTTGCCCGTGAGTCCCTTCATCGGAGTGCCTCCTCGTTCCCGCTTGGGTACGCCATCACCCTAGCCGCCCCACCACAGGCCGCGGCGCATGACGAGGAGGTGGGGATGGATACGCAACGGAGGCTCGGCGCCCCTGCTCAGCGCGCGGACCCTGGCGAGGGCGCGGTGCGCTGGCGGTTGAGCTCCCAGATGGCGCGCCAGCGCTCCCGGGTGAAGAGGGGACCGCGCACCACGAGGTTCAGCTTGTCGAAGTACTCGGCGAGGGCGGGATCCTTCATGACGTTGCGTCCGGTGCTCAGCGTCTCCAGGTAGCCGTCGGGCACGTCGCGATCGAAGTGGCCGATGCGCCAGTAGCGCCGCGGACGCACCGTGCGCGCGAGCAGTGGATCCGCCAGGGCGTAGATGTCCACGTAATGGAGGGCGGGCCCGGCGCAGAAGCCCTTCATGCCGATGCTGTAGGCCGGGAGCACCGCCCCCTCGGGGTGGCTGGCGCGGTCCGCGCGTCCCTCGTCGCAGAAGTAGTAGGCGGGCCACGGCCGTCCCGGGCGCCAGTGGCGCAGGCCGGCGCCCTCCGCGTAGACGGCGCGCTCGTCGGTGATTCCCTGGGGCTCGCTCTGCCGCGTGTTGTACCAGCGCAGGGGCTTCACGCCCGCCGCCTCGGCCACGGCGGCGCCCAGCGGACCGGGCACCTGTGCCAGCACCAGCACCCCGAGCGCCAGCCGCACTCCACGGGCGGACAGGGTGGGTCGCGCGAGCAACCCCATCATCACCGACGCGTAGAGGGGCGCGGTGAAGAAGCGGCCCGCCATGAAGTCTCCGCCCACCCGCACCACGTAGAGCAGGTACAGGGCGACACCCACCGCGCTCGCCACCAGCACCGGCCGGCGCGAGCGCACCGCCGTCGCGCAGCCCGCCAGCAGCGCCACCGAGGTGAGCGGGTCATAGCGCGTGGAGATGTCCAGGTAGTGCAGTCCCTGGATCGCGATCTCTCCCGAGGGCACGCCGGTGTTGAGCTTGGCGTAGGCCGTGTTGGGGAAGGGGAAGCCGTAATAGACGAACGAGAAGACCTCCCACGCGAGGAAGGGCACCTGGCCCAGCACCAGCAGCCCCGCGGTGCGCCAGCTCCGCGCGTGCCACGCCTCCCAGAGCAGCGCGGGCCCCACCACCAGTCCCAGGTCCATGCGGTTGGTGATGAGCAGGGACGCCAGCAGCGACAACAGACCCATCCGGTACGCGCCTCCGGCTTCCGGCCGAGCCAACACGAGCAGGAATGCGCCCAGCAGCAGGTGCGACAGCGGGTTCTCGAGACCGGAGGTGGCGTAGTCCACGAAGGCCCGCGAGCCGGTGAGCGCCAGCACCGCGAGCAGTGCATGGGTGCGCGTGGGCGCCGCGCGCAGGCACAGGGCGAGCGCCCCCAGGGTCACCGTGACGGAGAGGGCCAGGGTGGTGAAGAACTCCTCGCGCGTGAGGGCGTAGACGGCCGTGACGAGCAGCGTCCACAGCGGGCAGGTGAAGGCTTGCACCCGCTCGGCGATGTTCCAGCGCGGACCGTACCCTCGCACCGTGTGGTCCACCGAGCGCAGCAGGATGTAGGCGTCGTCACTGAGCCATGCGTGCCAGAGCACCACGCCGAGGAGCAGCGCGCAGGTGGCCAGGAGCAGGGAGCGCGGAGGGAGACGAGGCTCCGCCGTGGGGAGTGTGTTGGGGGTCATGGTGGGAGGGGGGCTGTCGCGGGCCTCCATAACACAGGCAGGCCGCGCGCTCGCGTGTCATGCCTGAAGGCGATGGGGCACGGTGGCTGTGGTAAGTACCCGCGCCCTCCACCCATGGTCCTCCCGCCTTCCTCGCGCAAAGTCCTCCTCGTCCTCCTGGCCCTGATCGCGCTCGGCCTGAGCCTGCGTCTGCCGTACTACGGGGGACCCAACCTCTATGGGCTACAGGCGCAGAGCTGGTTGGCGGGGCGGCTGGATGTGCCGGGTCCGGTGGAGGACCTGAGCCTGTACGGGGACCGCTACTACGTGGCCTTTCCCCCGTTCCCCACCCTGGTGGTGTTGCCGGTGGTGGCGCTCACGGGGCACGAGCACGTGCCCTACCGGGCCGTGGCGCTGGTGCTCGCGGGCCTCGTGGCGTGGCTCGCCTGGCGGGTGTTGCGGCGGTTGGAGATTCCCGAGGCGGATCGCCCCTGGCTGGTGGCGGCGCTGCTGGCGGGGACGGCCTTCTGGTTCTGCGTGGTGCAGAGCGAGGGCGTGTGGTTCCTGGCGCACGTGGTGGCGGTGACGTGCTCGCTGCTGGCCCTGGAGGAGGCGCTGGGACCGGCGCGAGGGGCTCGGGCGGGGCTGTGGGCGGGGCTGGCCTTCCTGTCGCGCCAGCTGTGTGTCTATTTGATTCCCTTCATCCTGTGGGTGGTCTGGTGGCGTCACGCGGAGGAGGGCCGCCGACGGCAGGTGCGCGAGGGGGCATGGGCGCTCGTGCTGGTGGGCGTCTGTGGCGGCGTGTACCTGCTGCTCAATGCCTTGCGTTTCGGGGACCCCTTCAACACGGGCTACGCGGGAATGCCCCTGGACGATTTCCTGGCCGCGCGCGTGGAGCGCTATGGCCTGTTCCATCCCGCGTACGTGCCCTTCAACTTCTTCCACATGTTCCTGGAGGGGCCCCACTTCCACTTCGGTGGGAAGCGGCTGCTGGCGCCCGTGGGAATCGATGGCATGGGCACGTCGCTCACCCTGGCCAGTCCCTTCCTCTTCGTGGCGCTGGCGGCGCGGCCGGAGCGCCGCTTGCGGTGGGCGGCCTGGACCATGGTGGGCCTGTGCCTCGTCCACATGCTGCACTACTACAACAACGGCTGGGTGCAGTTGAACGCGCAGCGCTTCAGCCTGGATTTCCTGCCGGTGCTGTGGGTGCTGATGGCGCTGGGCACCCGGCATGTGGAAGCGCGGTGGTGGAAGACATTGGTGGCCTGGTCCATCGGGCTCAACGTGTTCGTCCTGGCGCTCTTGCCCGTGCTCGGCCGCGCCCTGCGCAAGTTGTGAGGGGACTTCATGTAGACTCCCGAGTCCAGCAGCTCGGCTCCAGTGGAGAGAGCGGGGGGGAGACACCATGAAGTGGCGCATGCTGTGGCGAGCGGTCCAGAGCGCGAGGGCGGGCCGGATTGGCGATGCGGCGGCCCTGAAAGGCGCGGCGACGGGTGGCAGGGCCTACCCTGAACTCGATGCGAAGCTGGAACTGCTCGAGGAGCCCTTTCCGTCGATCGACCTCGATGCGCTGCGACGGTTTCCCGAGGGAACCTTCGGGCGTGAGTATGCGCGCTTCATGGATGACCAGCGGTTGAAGCCCTTCATCGTCTCGCGGGAAGTGGCGGAGGAACTGGCGAGGACCTCTCGCCTGGAGGTCCGCTATCCCCTGCTCCACGACGCCTTCCATGTGCTGCTCGGCTTCGACACCAGTCTCGTGGGTGAGCTCGGCGTCTGGTCCTTCGTGTCCGCCCAGCACTACAGCCCCGATTACGATCGCGCGGCCCGGTGGGGTCGGCGGCTCTACCCCCTCGTCCGCCCAGGGCAGGGCGCCGCGTTGCGCGAGGCCTCCGCGCGCGGCGAGGCCCTGGCCCGGCGGGCCCGGTGCCTCATCGCCGAGCCCCTGGAGCAACTCTTCACGCTTCCCTTGCCGGAGGCACGTAACCGCCTGGGCATCGCGCTCGAAGAGAGAGGGCCGTGACTCACCGGGGGGCGTAGGTCCGCTGCCGGGTCAATCGAGCACGGGCCCGCCTACGATGCCGTTGACATCTATTGAAAGAAATCGCGGATCTTCACTTCACACTCGCTCCTGTCTGGAATTGCTTGCCTTCGCCAGAGCCGATTTCCTCACACACCCCGTAGCCCAGGGGGAGACAGAGTCGTGCGACCCGGGGACGACTGTCACTCCGTGGATTTCCGACTAGAAGCCCAGACGCGCCATGCAGCGCTGGCGCTCAACGCTTCCTCCGGGAATCAGAACCAGGAGCACGTCATGGTTGCAATGAGGATGCAGTGGGTGGCCGGACTGGCCGCGCTACTCGCGGTGGTGGCTATTGCCGCTCCTGGCCCGGTCGTGGCGCAGCCCCCAAACGGCTCCATCGCCGCCGCTCGCCAACAACCCCTGGGCACCACCGTGACGGTGGTGGGGGTGGCGACGTCATTCACGGGAGCCTTCTTTCCCAATGACAATGGCTTCGCCATCCAGGAGGAGAAGGTCGGCATCTACATCCTCGACGCGCTCGACGCGAACATCGAGGTCGGCCAGGTGGTCCGTGTGACGGGCACGCTGACCAACTCCTTCGGGCAGGTGCTCAGCGTGGCACCGACGTCCATCGAGGTGCTGGGGGATGCGCACGCGCCCCCACCCCATCCCGTGAAGACCGGCGACGTGAGCGAGGAGACCGAGGGCCGCCTCGTCCGCATCAAGGGCACCATCGTCAGTGATATCGAGAATGACCTTCCCTTCGGATACAAGTTCGCGGTGGATGACGGTACCGGTCCCACCTTCGTGTTCGTCAATGCCGGCACGGGCATCGACGTGAGCGAACTCGAGGAGGGGCAGCGCGTCGTCATCCAGGGCGTCAGCGGAGAATTCCTCGGCGAGTACGAAGTGGACCCCGTGTTCCCGGAGGACATCCGCATCCTCCCTTCATGGTAAGGGCTTCGCGGAGACACCTATAGAGAGAGCTGTGATTCACCCGTGGGCGTAGGTCCGGGCCACGGAGGGGGCGACCGACGCTTATACCTCGTCGAACAATCCGCCCACGATGCCGGTTCGCTCCAGTGCTTCCTTGAGCTCTCCATCGACGATGATCGGCGGATGCCAGCCCCATAGCCGGAAGACGCGAGCGTCACCGACCTTTGACTTGTCGATTCGCAAACCGGAAACGGCGCGGTACTCGCCGACTAGCTCGGGTCGCCCATCCTTCGGCGTGTAGAATTGAACCTCTTTACACGCGGCGTCGTCAATGCAGTGGAGTTCACGAGCGACGTTGAGCACGTAGTAAGGCGTAGCCTCTCCTTCAACCTCAACAGGAAGGAGTTGAACATCCTGCGGCGCCTGCTCGCGGAACACGGACGCGACCCGTTCGCTGACGATAGGGGTCTGCGCTGCCCCGGCAAACTCGATGTCGATCGGTTCGCCGGGCTTGAAAATGGGAACACGTATTCGATCGCGAACCTCTACAGGCCGGCCATCGGTAAATTGCCAGATGTCGTCGATCTCGTCTCCCGCGAGGTTGGTTGGATCCGAGAGATACCAACGCCCTGGTACATGAACATCGATGGTCAGGCGGAAAAAGCGTCGCTCCATGCATTATCCCTCGGTGTTCCTCGTAATGAGGTGACGCAGCCTTGTACCCTCCGTCATAAGATCTCGTGCGATCATAGCAAGTTCCTCCACCAACGAGACCCGACACTGTGCGGGGCCCTTGCATCTATTCATTCTCTTGACGATACGGTCGAGCACCTCTTGATGGTATTCGCGGGGGTGTGGCCCTTTGTGCCCTTTGATGCGGATCAAGTTCGCAGGGTCATCAAGGTCCATGTTGGCCAGCTTGAAGAGCTTCTCGAACTGAGGCGTCCAAGGACCGCCCGATGCTTCGGAAATCTCGTTTTTGTCCGTGCAAATGTGGTGAACGGGTCCCTCGGGATCACCTTGAATCCCACTCCCGGGACCCATGGCGACCGCTGCAACAGCAGTTGGAGCGAGCGTTACGTTCAGTACTCCAGTCGAGGGAAGGGAAATCGCTTGCACCCCGCCCGTGTAAGCTGCGGATAACTGGAACCCACCTTCGGCCTGCGCCCTCAGTGCAGCCTGCGCCGCGCCCGGCAGCTTGGGGGCTTGCGCAGCCATGGCGTTCTTTCCGCCGAGCGCTGCCAACGCGACGACAACCAGAACACGAGCTCCGTTGTCGCCGAGTCTCTTCCCGAAGCGGTGCCCCGCGTCCTTCAGTTCGGAAAAATTCTTCGCGTTCCTTGATTCGGCCGAGAGTTGCAGGAATGCCTGCCCGATGTGCCACACAGGACCCGTACCGAGATACGCAATCAAGGATGCCGTCAACGCGATCGCGATGAGCTTCGTCACCGGCTCGGGTGCGACAAGCATGACGAGTGCGGTTCCAATCATTGTCGTGATCATCGCCCGCAGAGCAGCAGGATTCGTCAAATCCTTTATCGCCTCCGCAACGCCTTCCCAGACTGTATCGAGCGCGAAATAGAGCGCTATCATTCGCTGCTCCATTGGCTTGAACGTGAACCCACCTGCGAGCAGGCTTGGTCAACGACCTGGTGCACTTTGTCGCTGGCAAATCCATTCATATGACGGTAGCACCGTGCGGCCTTGTGCGCCGTCGACGATCCCCCCAGAGGATGCGAGTAATGATCGTGAGTCGCCACGCTCGAACTCATTCAGTGCAACGTTCAGCTCCAGGTCGAGCACGAGCTGCGTGACCGCGTTCTTGTACTCCGCTTCGCTGATTTCGACCGGAGCAGATTCAATCGGCGTGTAGACGATTGGCGCCCCTTGCCCGGTGTCGAGGCTGACAACCCTCGTCGTCGCGCATCCTGCCGCGAGCATGAGCAACGCAACAATCCAACAAACCCTCAACATGAGATGTCCCCAGAGCCAATGTCCCTGCACGTCAGGAAAAGGCGCCACATATATCAGCCCGCTCTGATGATCTCAATGGGTGCTTATAATCTACCCTGTTCGGTAAGTTCCTTCGCGGCCAGCGGCCGCGCGGCGAGAGTCTGCTTCGTTTGGATGAAACTCTAGGGCTGGATGCGTGCCCGGAAGAGTCACGGAGGCGGTGAATCATCCGCGCATATCTGCGGCGGTCTTCATCGTGGACGCGTTCCGATACCCTCACGCTGCTTGGCTCAAAGACTCCAGCAGGGCCCCCAGGTCCGCGTCCGTAGTGAGCGGGTTGAGAGCGTGGTGCGCAGTCACTGGCCCGCCGAGCGGCTGATGGCGGCCTGGAGCATGGTGGGCCAGTTCCTTGACCACATGCTATACTACTACAACAACGGCTGGGTGAAGTTGATCGCGTAGCGCTTCAGCCTGGATTTCCTGCCGGTGCTGATGGCGCTGGGCACCCGGCATGTGGATGCACGGTGGTGGAAGGCATTGTGACCTGGTCCATCGGGCTCAACGTGTTCGTCCTGGCGCTTTTGCCCGTGCTTGGCCGCGCCCTGCGCAAGTTATGAGCAGGGGCCCGTGATTCAGTATGCATAGGTCCGGGCCAGGGCGTCGCGCAACTCACCATCCTGCTTCAGTGTGTCCACGGTGGCGGCGAAGGATTTGCCCGCAGCGTGGACTTCTCGCGCCGGGAATCCGTGGGACGCGAGGTCCAGGTTGTGCGCGGCACCCATGCTCACGGCTTCCTTGGGTTTCAGCACCTCGTCGAGCGCGGTGCGGTCTTGGGCCCATGCTTGGAACTGCTCGACATCCCGTCCGCTGTAGGACTCCTGGCAGAGCCGGATGGCCTCACGGTTGTTCTGAAAGAGCCACGCCTCGATGCTGTAGAACGGCACCACGGTCTTGAGCCGGGTCAACCGTGCATGGGCCCGGGCTTCGAGTGCTTGCGGCGTGGATCCATCCCGTAGCTCGGTGAGCTTCAACACCACGAGTTCCCGGACGCGCGCATAGACAAGCGTCTGGAACTTCTTCACATTTTCACTCGAATCGCGAGTGCTCCATTCCCGATCCCCGTCGAAATGGAAGAGGACCCATCCGTCCACCATCAGGACCTGGGTCGCGATCGTGCGGATGAGTTCCACCTGTTTTTGCCGATCTTTCGCCCTTGTGCTTTTCCAGATGGTGGAGTGGATCGCCTGGAGCGCCAGTTCGTTCCGAACGGGCTCGAAGGAGATCCTGTTCGTATGAACGTGCTCGTCCACCTGTTTGAGCAGTTCCTTCGCGAGGGCTCGGAGCGTTTCAAAGGCCTTCGGTCCAGAATCCTCCGGCAGGATCAGCACGGAGAGGCATGTGGCGGTGCGGTTCACCACAGCCCCCTCGTTCGGAGCAACTCACTGACGTGCTGGATGGCCACCTGATACGCCTTGAAGAATCCTTCCGCGTCTTCTGCGGTCATGTTCTCCCAGACCAATTGCTCGCGGCCCTCGTGAAATTCCGTGCGGCAGAGGACGAATGAAGAGCGCACCTCTTCAGCGGACTCGAAGGAGAGGTAGTCGAGCAGCAGCGGATTCTGGCTCGTCAGGAAGGCCTGGCGCTCGCCGAGATCCTCCAGGCAAGCCTCGATCCATTCGTGGTGCATGCCATTGACCAGCTCATCGGCTACGACACATGTCGAGTAGGTGGCTAGATAATAGAAGAAGGCCAGCAGTCGCTTCTGCCCGTAGCTCAGGAGCGAGTGGTTGATGATGGAACCGTCCCGCCGGGTAAAGTAGAATTGGAGGTTCCCGAATTCGAGCCGTGCGAAAGGGGCAGGTGATCGACCTGTACGCTGGAGCCGGACCTGTGCGGATTTGAAACCGAGTAGTTCCACGAGTCGGTGCAGGAACTCATGCTCTTCATCCTGTGAGTTGATGGCTACGTCCTCGACGTCTGGATTCGACTCGAGGGTTTTCTCCAGTTTTTGAGCGAAAGAGACGGGCCAACCAGGACTGGCTTTGTATTGGCCTTCTTCGTTTTGAAGCTTGAAAACCGAAATGGATTCCCGCTCAATCACCTGCTCGAAATATCCAAGGGACTCATCGAATCTTTGGATGAGAGATGAGAATCCCTCGTTGGCGGATAGCAGTGCGCGGCCCACGTCTTGGATGTTCTGGAGAGACGGCGTCGAGAAAACAAGACCCAGAAGTGGTAGGAGGTTGTGTTGTCCTGGCCATGATTGTTCATGGGTGATGGTGTAGGTCTTCCCTCCTTGGTTGCTCAAGCTGAGCACCTTGCCGTCTAGCCGAAGTGCCCAGGGTTCCTGCCCGGGTCGGATGATGTCAATCTCCAGGACCGTTGCGTATCGAGGAGTTTTTTGAACCAATCCCAGGGCTAGTAGCTCATTCGAAAAGGGCTGGGCATTCGTGCTGTCTCCTGACGGCTCGCGGAGCGTCTCCGTGCGCAAACGCACGGCCAGTTCCACCTGGGCTGTATGCAAGTCGTATTCGAGACTGGCAGCCTCCGCCTGAAGTTGTGAGAAGTCCCACCTCAGAACGTGGACGATCAGGTTCAACAGCGTCGTCTTGCCCGTGCCGTTGCGCCCCAGCATCACGTTGAGCGAGTCCCGGAAGTGCAGTTCCGTCCCTGGCTTCACGTTCCGGTACTTCTCTATCTTCAGGCGCTTCAGCTTCACCATGGCTCGGGTCCTACAGGTCGACGTGGGTCCGCTACGCGCATCGCCGCTCGTCAGCCGATGCGCGTGCCCACCTTACCGCGCGCACTTCGCCGGTCCACCGCACATCGCCGCGAGCGTCCACGACCGACGCCGGGCGTAGACCTCGCTCTAAGAGCGAACCCTTCTGGCCCGACGCAGGCGGTGTGTGACTGCCCACGCCTCCCGTCGCGGCGCCTAGCGGCTTGACGGCCTTGCACCCGCCTTCATAAGTTACCCGGACAATGCGACTTCCCAGGACGGCTGTCCAGCTCATCTTGCTCGTGGTCCTCATGGCGCCGGCGGCCCGGGCGGGTGGGAGCGAGAAGCTCTCTGTTCGTTCCCTCCTGCTGTAGGAGCACCCGGGCCATACCACCCACCGCGTCTACGTGAAGGCGCAGGTCGTCACCGCGCTCCGGTTCGAGAAGGCCGTGGATCCGGACAAGACGAAGATGCTCGGCTGGGAGGGTCGGCTCGAGCCGCTGGCGGTGGTCCGCAACAAGGTCATCTTGGAACCCCTCCACGAGCTTGCCTCCGACGAAGCGATCCCCCTGGTCGTGACGCTCGTGGATGGGACGGAGGTGGCCTTCCTCCTGAGACCCCAGGGCCTTCGAGAGTGGGGCTGGGCGGACCAGCAAATCGACGTGTTCAAGGACCGTGAGAGCTACGCGGCCATGCACGACGCCCTGATGCGCTCCTTCGATGAAAACGACGCCCTGAAAGAGGAGGTCGCGCGCTATCGCCAGGAGGAGCACTCGGGAGACCATGCTCTGGCCGCCCTGCTGACCTCGGGCTCGTTGGCGCAGACGCCGTTCAAGCTCGCGGGTTACGTGACCGGCAAGGACGACGCGGCCGACGTCAACGCGACCCTGTACAAGGGAAAGGGCAAGGCGGCGGTCGTCTTTCGCATCAAGAACCTGTCCTCGGAACAGCCCTGGATCATGACGTCGGCACGTGTCCTGACCGTCGCGAAAGGCCAGGAGCGCGCTGTCGCCACACGATCGCTTCCCTCCAGGATCGACCCCGGTGAGTCGGGTGTCGTCGCCATCGTCGCGGACAGGAGCGCGTTCATGGAAGACGGCAAGCTGACCTCGGTCTTCCTCGAAGTCTATCGGAATGATGGACTTCGGCAGGCCTTCATCCAGCTAGATCCGGACCTCGTTGCGAAGTAGGAGCGGAGCCATGATTTCCTCCAAGCTTGTGCGCTCGTGCTGGTCCGTCTTGCTGATGTCGCTGGCTGGATGTGTGACCCCCGCTGGGGGAGTGGCCCTTCGCCCGGATGGGACTCCAGGACCGGAGGAGTGTTCGGAAGAGGCTCGCAAGGCGATGAACTACCTGCGCCTGTTCGTCGGCGAGGCGGCCGTGG
Coding sequences:
- a CDS encoding SDR family NAD(P)-dependent oxidoreductase, with product MKGLTGKVALVTGGSSGIGLATARELGQAGAKVALVSRGKERGEAAERALREEGLEALYVPADMGRSEDIRRMVGTVVEKWGRLDVAVNNAALGDMMLVPLTELPEEEFDRILGVDLKGVWLCMKYEIPEMLRAGGGAIVNVSSINGLAGTPMGSAYTAAKHGMHGLSKTAAMEFARQGIRVNVVCPGAHRTPMLEGLMEKMSPGDPRKAEEQYYLARIPMGRLGAPEECGRAITWLLSEEASYVNGCVMTVDGGVMAGV
- a CDS encoding glycosyltransferase family 39 protein, with the translated sequence MVLPPSSRKVLLVLLALIALGLSLRLPYYGGPNLYGLQAQSWLAGRLDVPGPVEDLSLYGDRYYVAFPPFPTLVVLPVVALTGHEHVPYRAVALVLAGLVAWLAWRVLRRLEIPEADRPWLVAALLAGTAFWFCVVQSEGVWFLAHVVAVTCSLLALEEALGPARGARAGLWAGLAFLSRQLCVYLIPFILWVVWWRHAEEGRRRQVREGAWALVLVGVCGGVYLLLNALRFGDPFNTGYAGMPLDDFLAARVERYGLFHPAYVPFNFFHMFLEGPHFHFGGKRLLAPVGIDGMGTSLTLASPFLFVALAARPERRLRWAAWTMVGLCLVHMLHYYNNGWVQLNAQRFSLDFLPVLWVLMALGTRHVEARWWKTLVAWSIGLNVFVLALLPVLGRALRKL
- a CDS encoding Coq4 family protein, producing the protein MKWRMLWRAVQSARAGRIGDAAALKGAATGGRAYPELDAKLELLEEPFPSIDLDALRRFPEGTFGREYARFMDDQRLKPFIVSREVAEELARTSRLEVRYPLLHDAFHVLLGFDTSLVGELGVWSFVSAQHYSPDYDRAARWGRRLYPLVRPGQGAALREASARGEALARRARCLIAEPLEQLFTLPLPEARNRLGIALEERGP
- a CDS encoding imm11 family protein — its product is MERRFFRLTIDVHVPGRWYLSDPTNLAGDEIDDIWQFTDGRPVEVRDRIRVPIFKPGEPIDIEFAGAAQTPIVSERVASVFREQAPQDVQLLPVEVEGEATPYYVLNVARELHCIDDAACKEVQFYTPKDGRPELVGEYRAVSGLRIDKSKVGDARVFRLWGWHPPIIVDGELKEALERTGIVGGLFDEV
- a CDS encoding AAA family ATPase; translated protein: MVKLKRLKIEKYRNVKPGTELHFRDSLNVMLGRNGTGKTTLLNLIVHVLRWDFSQLQAEAASLEYDLHTAQVELAVRLRTETLREPSGDSTNAQPFSNELLALGLVQKTPRYATVLEIDIIRPGQEPWALRLDGKVLSLSNQGGKTYTITHEQSWPGQHNLLPLLGLVFSTPSLQNIQDVGRALLSANEGFSSLIQRFDESLGYFEQVIERESISVFKLQNEEGQYKASPGWPVSFAQKLEKTLESNPDVEDVAINSQDEEHEFLHRLVELLGFKSAQVRLQRTGRSPAPFARLEFGNLQFYFTRRDGSIINHSLLSYGQKRLLAFFYYLATYSTCVVADELVNGMHHEWIEACLEDLGERQAFLTSQNPLLLDYLSFESAEEVRSSFVLCRTEFHEGREQLVWENMTAEDAEGFFKAYQVAIQHVSELLRTRGLW